One Glycine max cultivar Williams 82 chromosome 6, Glycine_max_v4.0, whole genome shotgun sequence DNA segment encodes these proteins:
- the LOC732618 gene encoding HDZip I protein, with protein MAAGTVFCAAATAASNLTTTTFLHNQTPPSTSSQPPLDSLFLSASSPFLGSRSIVSFGDVQGGKGCNDSFFRPYDENGDEDMDEYFHQPEKKRRLSVEQVKFLEKSFDEENKLEPERKIWLAKELGLQPRQVAIWFQNRRARWKTKQMEKDYDSLQASYNDLKANYDNLLREKDKLKAEVARLTEKVLGREKNESHLEQAETNGLQEPLHKSLVDSASEGEGSKVTFEACKQEDISSAKSDIFDSSESPQYTDGVHSALLETGDSSYVFEPDRSDVSQDEEDNLSKTLLPHYIFPKLEDVDYSDPPHGSCNFGIPEEDQAIWSWPY; from the exons ATGGCGGCTGGAACTGTCTTCTGCGCTGCTGCTACTGCTGCTTCTAATTTGACAACAACCACTTTTCTTCACAACCAAACACCTCCTTCCACCTCCTCTCAGCCTCCTCTCGATTCTCTTTTCCTCTCTGCCTCTTCCCCTTTCCTCG GTTCAAGATCTATAGTGAGTTTTGGAGATGTTCAAGGAGGGAAGGGGTGCAATGATTCATTCTTCCGCCCCTATGATGAGAATGGGGATGAGGACATGGACGAGTACTTCCACCAGCCTGAGAAGAAGCGCAGGCTCTCCGTGGAGCAAGTGAAGTTTCTTGAGAAGAGCTTTGATGAGGAGAACAAGCTCGAGCCCGAGAGGAAGATTTGGCTAGCCAAGGAACTCGGCTTGCAGCCTAGGCAGGTGGCGATTTGGTTTCAGAACCGCCGCGCGCGCTGGAAGACCAAGCAGATGGAAAAGGACTATGATTCCCTGCAGGCTAGTTACAATGATCTCAAGGCTAACTATGACAACCTTCTCAGGGAAAAGGATAAACTCAAAGCTGAG GTGGCAAGGCTCACTGAGAAGGTGCttggaagagagaaaaatgagagTCACTTGGAACAGGCTGAAACCAACGGATTGCAGGAGCCGCTGCACAAGTCTTTGGTTGATTCAGCTTCTGAGGGTGAAGGGTCCAAAGTGACCTTTGAGGCTTGTAAACAGGAGGACATTAGCTCAGCCAAGAGTGACATATTTGATTCATCAGAAAGCCCACAATACACTGATGGAGTTCACTCTGCACTTCTAGAGACTGGTGATTCTTCTTATGTGTTCGAACCTGATCGATCTGATGTGTCTCAGGATGAAGAAGATAACTTGAGCAAGACCCTTCTGCCTCATTACATTTTTCCCAAGCTTGAAGATGTTGATTACTCCGACCCACCTCATGGTTCATGTAATTTTGGAATTCCGGAGGAAGATCAAGCCATTTGGTCTTGGCCTTACTGA